In one Arachis duranensis cultivar V14167 chromosome 9, aradu.V14167.gnm2.J7QH, whole genome shotgun sequence genomic region, the following are encoded:
- the LOC107465452 gene encoding uncharacterized protein LOC107465452: MKDPGSFQIPCIIGDITIEKALCDLGASINLMSLNMMRRMRIEEDKPTKMALQLANKTFKFPHGVVEDLLVKVGEFIFPADFVVLDMEERANTSIILGRPFLATAGAIIDVQKRELVLRLHEEKMVFNVFKAMSYPKEAIGECMMVDTIEKIVQGVLEEEKYEGSMELEQQAPREEPA, from the coding sequence ATGAAGGACCCAGGAAGTTTCcaaatcccctgcatcataggggatATAACTATTGAAAAGGCTTTATGTGACTTGGGGgctagcatcaatctcatgTCCTTGAACATGATGAGAAGGATGAGAATTGAGGAAgataaaccaacaaaaatggcACTCCAACTAGCTAACAAGACATTCAAGTTTCCACATGGAGTGGTGGAAGATTTATTGGTGAAAGTGGGAGAATTCATCTTCCCAGCTGACTTTGTTGTGCTGGATATGGAAGAAAGGGCAAACACTTCAATTATCCTAGGAAGGCCATTCCTagctactgctggagccatcattgatgtacaaaaaagAGAACTAGTCTTGAGATTACATGAGGAAAAGATGGTGTTCAATGTCTTCAAGGCAATGAGTTATCCCAAAGAAGCAATAGGAGAATGCATGATGGTGGACACCATAGAAAAAATAGTCCAAGGAGTTTTGGAAGAAGAGAAATATGAAGGAAGTATGGAATTGGAGCAACAAGCACCACGTGAAGAACCAGCATAA